A genomic region of Candidatus Pseudomonas phytovorans contains the following coding sequences:
- a CDS encoding antimicrobial resistance protein Mig-14 gives MLNRIQALRERGWQVIDAKAYAEAWARFGGSVATHPLVIEQLADLAQIPVRYLGWYQAGELKAAIPTWGRHLALAKDVLKRAGKKALFDLGNAEIILPAAADAAAPLRHTVRYLSELNQGRFSGLKAQKEQLAMARAPEDLSKKFRYNQRRELRLLEEAGGVVRPISDFSAQEIASMYCDLFQRRWGFPATGAERMAEVLERLRELLIGSVLMLDGKPIAIQLVYRVEAPEWVSVEYINGGVDPETKAFSPGSVLSFLNTQAAWEDARARNKPLRFSFGRADREYKDRWCNPVPVYQA, from the coding sequence ATGCTCAATCGTATCCAGGCCTTGCGCGAGCGCGGCTGGCAAGTTATCGACGCCAAAGCATATGCCGAGGCGTGGGCGCGGTTTGGTGGCAGTGTTGCCACCCATCCGTTGGTGATCGAGCAACTGGCTGACCTGGCGCAGATCCCGGTGCGTTACCTGGGCTGGTACCAGGCCGGCGAGCTGAAAGCCGCCATCCCGACCTGGGGGCGCCACTTGGCGCTGGCCAAGGACGTGCTCAAGCGTGCCGGCAAAAAAGCCCTGTTCGACCTTGGCAATGCCGAAATCATCCTGCCAGCGGCGGCTGATGCTGCTGCACCGTTGCGCCATACCGTGCGTTACCTCTCCGAGCTGAACCAGGGCCGCTTCAGTGGCCTCAAGGCGCAGAAAGAGCAGCTGGCCATGGCCCGGGCGCCCGAAGACTTGTCGAAGAAGTTCCGCTACAACCAGCGCCGCGAACTGCGCCTGCTGGAAGAGGCCGGTGGGGTGGTGCGCCCGATCAGCGATTTCAGCGCACAGGAAATCGCCAGCATGTACTGCGACCTGTTCCAGCGCCGCTGGGGCTTCCCGGCCACCGGTGCCGAGCGCATGGCCGAGGTGCTGGAGCGCCTGCGCGAGTTGTTGATCGGCTCGGTGCTGATGCTGGACGGCAAGCCGATTGCCATCCAGCTGGTGTACCGCGTCGAAGCGCCGGAATGGGTCAGCGTCGAGTACATCAACGGCGGTGTCGACCCTGAAACCAAGGCCTTCAGCCCGGGCAGCGTGCTGAGCTTCCTCAATACCCAGGCGGCCTGGGAAGACGCCCGCGCGCGCAACAAACCACTGCGCTTCTCGTTCGGCCGTGCCGATCGCGAGTACAAGGACCGCTGGTGCAACCCCGTGCCGGTGTATCAGGCGTGA
- a CDS encoding glycosyltransferase, whose product MTSRSEPRILQFCHGYDGPFLDCARQYASLFQGHGYQVTTVFLTGAADPQVVAGCASDEVLFMEFSSKAVRGLKLGAIRALRRVAAERNFAFCIAHRFKPIYVALLGTGLPVIGVHHAFGDYERKGRRLFANLFSKRLSLLGVSDAVRDDMRRCLPQWPAERIQTLYNRIDIDALQAALVPRAEARRALGLDAQAWIVGNVGRLHPDKDQATLLRGFAQALPGLPTGARLAILGKGRLEAELKALAAELGIAGQVDFLGQVPDARRYFQAFDVFALSSDHEPFGMVLLEAMVAGVPVLATACGGAREVVEGVGVLFPLGDAAQLAQGLKHMATLDAEQRQACAEHMLQRLHERFSDQAVREAFWQLPQVRALVGQV is encoded by the coding sequence ATGACCAGCCGCTCTGAACCGCGCATCCTGCAGTTCTGCCATGGCTATGACGGGCCGTTTCTGGACTGTGCCCGTCAGTACGCCAGCCTGTTTCAGGGGCATGGCTACCAGGTCACCACGGTATTCCTCACTGGCGCCGCCGACCCGCAGGTAGTGGCCGGCTGCGCGTCGGACGAGGTGCTGTTCATGGAGTTCAGCTCCAAGGCCGTGCGCGGCCTCAAACTCGGCGCCATCCGCGCATTGCGGCGGGTTGCGGCCGAGCGCAACTTTGCCTTCTGCATTGCTCACCGATTCAAGCCCATCTACGTGGCCTTGCTGGGTACCGGCCTGCCGGTGATCGGCGTGCACCATGCCTTTGGCGACTATGAGCGCAAAGGTCGTCGGCTGTTCGCCAACCTGTTCAGCAAGCGCTTGAGCCTGCTGGGCGTGTCGGACGCGGTGCGTGACGATATGCGCCGCTGCCTGCCCCAGTGGCCTGCAGAGCGCATCCAGACCCTGTACAACCGTATCGATATCGACGCCCTGCAAGCGGCCCTGGTGCCGCGGGCCGAAGCGCGCCGGGCACTGGGTCTGGATGCGCAGGCATGGATCGTTGGTAACGTCGGGCGCCTGCACCCGGACAAGGACCAGGCCACGCTGTTACGTGGTTTTGCCCAGGCGCTGCCCGGGTTGCCAACAGGTGCTCGCCTGGCGATTCTCGGCAAAGGCCGTCTGGAGGCTGAACTCAAGGCCTTGGCTGCCGAGCTGGGCATTGCCGGGCAAGTTGATTTCCTCGGCCAGGTGCCGGATGCACGCCGCTACTTCCAGGCTTTCGACGTGTTCGCCCTGAGCTCCGACCACGAGCCGTTCGGCATGGTCCTGCTCGAAGCCATGGTCGCTGGCGTGCCGGTGCTGGCCACGGCCTGCGGCGGGGCCCGTGAAGTGGTCGAGGGTGTGGGTGTGCTGTTCCCGTTGGGCGATGCTGCCCAGTTGGCCCAGGGCCTGAAGCATATGGCCACGCTGGACGCTGAACAGCGCCAGGCCTGTGCCGAGCACATGCTGCAACGCCTGCATGAACGCTTTTCCGACCAGGCGGTGCGCGAGGCCTTCTGGCAGCTGCCGCAGGTACGTGCGCTGGTAGGGCAGGTCTGA
- a CDS encoding glycosyltransferase: MKVLFLVQKEQRAILDRLYDGVAANCECDLRWLTSEDQRNLRRYFKREVQVERYDRIVFFLRFKQEIRQVAFIRTVPNLVILEHDAYQNYIPCKYTGKFSAHYRQLPWARVISSGYMVSERLRQEGFDAVFVPKGYDEQLLADQGRERDIELAFVGSVNSVAYSGRKALLDELGQVENLLVTRTKSGEDYCNTLNRIRFFVSADVGMGEYMIKNFEAMACGCVLLAYDQGEEENRALGLQDMHNVVFYDNIPTLQEKLRRLRADPELARQIAENGRHLAVSRFSFAAVGRSIVDHMRPALRPHPPLSAWQRLRLKLGI, encoded by the coding sequence ATGAAAGTCCTATTTCTGGTACAGAAGGAGCAGCGGGCTATTCTCGACCGCCTGTACGATGGCGTCGCGGCCAACTGCGAATGCGACCTGCGCTGGCTGACCAGCGAAGACCAGCGCAACCTGCGCCGCTACTTCAAGCGTGAAGTGCAGGTTGAGCGTTATGACCGCATCGTGTTCTTCCTGCGCTTCAAGCAAGAGATCCGTCAGGTAGCGTTCATTCGCACCGTCCCGAACCTGGTCATCCTCGAACACGACGCCTACCAGAACTACATCCCGTGCAAGTACACCGGCAAGTTCAGCGCTCATTACCGCCAGCTGCCATGGGCGCGGGTGATCAGCTCTGGTTACATGGTCAGCGAGCGCCTGCGCCAGGAAGGTTTCGACGCGGTGTTCGTGCCCAAGGGCTATGACGAGCAGTTGTTGGCCGACCAGGGGCGCGAGCGTGATATCGAACTGGCCTTCGTCGGCAGTGTCAACAGCGTGGCCTACAGCGGTCGCAAGGCGCTGCTGGACGAGTTGGGGCAGGTCGAGAACCTGCTGGTAACCCGCACCAAGTCGGGTGAAGACTATTGCAACACGCTCAACCGTATCCGTTTCTTCGTCAGTGCCGACGTGGGCATGGGCGAATACATGATCAAGAACTTTGAAGCCATGGCCTGTGGCTGTGTGTTGCTGGCGTATGACCAGGGCGAGGAAGAAAACCGCGCATTGGGCCTGCAGGACATGCACAACGTGGTGTTCTATGACAACATCCCGACCCTTCAGGAAAAGCTCCGCCGTTTGCGTGCAGACCCTGAACTGGCCCGGCAGATTGCAGAAAATGGCCGCCATCTGGCGGTTTCCCGTTTCAGTTTCGCCGCAGTTGGACGTAGCATCGTCGACCACATGCGCCCAGCGCTCAGGCCCCACCCGCCGTTGTCTGCGTGGCAGCGGCTGCGCCTGAAACTGGGCATCTAA
- a CDS encoding toluene tolerance protein, whose protein sequence is MQCSRLTQVDFDQLTQGAQVLEADSHGAKVYLLADGNFLKVFRRKRLISSALLRPYSQRFVDNAARLAQLGIPTLEVISQHKLDLPGRTAVLYRPLPGRTLLQMSRDEGFSWDTYLPQLIQLVRQLHRSGVYFRSLHLGNVVVTPDQRLGLIDVADMRFLRPPLSARMIRRNVQHMVRYIERENLGDRFPLAAFEAALLAR, encoded by the coding sequence ATGCAATGCTCCCGGCTCACCCAGGTCGACTTCGATCAGCTGACACAAGGCGCACAGGTGCTTGAGGCAGACAGCCATGGCGCCAAAGTCTACCTGCTCGCGGATGGTAATTTCCTCAAGGTTTTTCGTAGGAAGCGGCTGATTTCATCTGCACTGTTGCGGCCCTACTCGCAGCGCTTCGTCGATAACGCCGCGCGCTTGGCGCAATTGGGCATTCCCACCCTCGAAGTCATCAGCCAGCACAAGCTCGACCTGCCAGGCCGCACTGCCGTGCTGTATCGCCCGCTACCCGGGCGTACCTTGCTGCAAATGTCGCGCGATGAAGGATTCAGCTGGGACACGTACCTGCCCCAACTGATCCAGCTGGTCCGCCAGTTGCACCGCAGCGGCGTGTACTTCCGCTCGTTGCACCTTGGCAATGTGGTGGTTACCCCTGACCAGCGGCTGGGCCTGATCGATGTGGCCGACATGCGCTTCCTCCGCCCGCCGCTGTCTGCGCGCATGATTCGGCGCAATGTGCAGCACATGGTGCGCTATATCGAGCGGGAGAACCTGGGCGACCGGTTCCCCCTCGCCGCCTTCGAGGCAGCCCTGCTGGCGCGCTGA
- a CDS encoding O-antigen ligase family protein produces the protein MLYQKNWARAWLGLGLVWFLAAIALAPSNKIYQQGLVLFLWLPTLVLAWSAREVLVQAWKRQPALWGSVLLLLAWSGLSLAWSPAEEHGREIKRLLYILVFLLAFPLLAQLGLARIRQLLLLGSALLAVAALVSIINFYGLQRMPLLARLGGIGEISHPILGAYVIGSAVLFLLYEPPRQRGLQLLWLAALVCLGAFAMLSQSRGAILALVITVVVAPLWFRDRHSRVFSILAVIATGLAFFAVYDIIAKRGSSYRPEIFHAVVDMIAAHPWTGLGLGADYEVSAVGKHFDHTHNMFTHVAVEMGLPGMLLWVAVWLYTLAAIVRARGTLFGKILLGFWVYSTLAMQFDAASLTGTPRAEWFISWLPVGLAMMLPWGRAENDACGKISGST, from the coding sequence ATGTTGTATCAAAAAAACTGGGCACGGGCCTGGTTGGGGTTGGGTCTGGTCTGGTTCCTGGCGGCGATTGCGCTGGCACCGAGCAACAAGATTTATCAACAGGGTTTGGTATTGTTCCTGTGGCTGCCAACGCTGGTGCTCGCGTGGTCGGCCCGTGAGGTGCTGGTACAAGCCTGGAAGCGCCAGCCGGCGCTGTGGGGGAGTGTGCTGCTGCTGTTGGCCTGGAGCGGGTTGAGCCTGGCGTGGTCGCCCGCAGAAGAGCACGGGCGCGAGATCAAGCGCCTGCTCTACATTCTGGTGTTTCTGCTGGCGTTCCCATTGCTGGCCCAGCTAGGCCTTGCCCGCATTCGCCAGTTGTTGCTGCTCGGCAGCGCATTGCTGGCCGTTGCCGCGCTGGTCTCCATCATCAATTTCTACGGGCTGCAGCGGATGCCTTTACTGGCCAGATTGGGGGGTATCGGTGAGATATCCCACCCCATCCTGGGCGCCTATGTGATCGGCTCGGCTGTGCTTTTTCTTCTCTACGAGCCGCCCCGGCAACGCGGCCTGCAGCTGTTGTGGCTGGCGGCACTGGTCTGCCTGGGTGCATTTGCCATGCTCAGCCAGAGCCGTGGGGCGATCCTGGCGCTGGTGATCACTGTGGTGGTTGCGCCGCTGTGGTTCCGTGATCGTCACAGCCGGGTGTTTTCCATACTGGCAGTCATTGCTACCGGCCTGGCCTTCTTCGCCGTGTACGACATTATCGCCAAGCGTGGTTCGTCCTACCGGCCGGAAATTTTCCATGCTGTGGTCGACATGATTGCCGCGCACCCCTGGACCGGGCTGGGCCTGGGTGCTGACTATGAAGTAAGCGCTGTCGGCAAGCACTTCGACCACACCCATAACATGTTCACCCACGTCGCCGTGGAAATGGGCTTGCCCGGCATGTTGCTCTGGGTCGCCGTGTGGCTGTACACCCTGGCTGCAATCGTGCGCGCACGCGGTACGCTGTTCGGCAAGATACTGCTGGGTTTCTGGGTGTACTCGACCCTGGCCATGCAGTTCGATGCCGCCAGCCTCACCGGCACGCCACGTGCCGAATGGTTTATCAGCTGGCTACCTGTCGGCCTTGCCATGATGCTGCCATGGGGGCGTGCCGAAAATGACGCCTGTGGTAAAATTTCCGGTTCAACCTGA
- a CDS encoding glycosyltransferase, whose translation MNIVNMMWAGGTPYMSIHKVHRQVLSNAGADARISNWLLLGSGLCCGLGSTREWHMPARALKGRHLWRLLRPWLRMRLRKALAEAGAEIVLLDGIGVARLVLPLLQSIPDVRAKVLFHGKTRLNGSDIRLLRMLPAERLSIAAVSQTLAESLERDLGRPVQTLRMALDPLAFAAPLLSRDKARQALQLPQADGVMLGAVGRLVESKGFEMLIEAFARASARQPGLQLAIIGEGPQHAALQERIDALGLADRVHLRGHREDLQQLYRAFDWLLVPSRSEGLGLVVQEAVMADVPVVCSDLQVFREQLRDTGGYLPVADESAWAEAIERCTALSAPTVAARQRQALAPEQAWQAFCNGSQSLLRN comes from the coding sequence ATGAACATCGTCAATATGATGTGGGCGGGTGGAACGCCGTACATGTCCATCCACAAGGTGCATCGGCAGGTGTTGTCGAACGCGGGTGCCGATGCCCGGATCAGTAACTGGCTGCTGCTGGGTAGCGGGCTCTGTTGTGGGCTTGGCTCGACCCGGGAGTGGCACATGCCGGCTCGTGCCCTGAAGGGGCGTCATTTGTGGCGCTTGCTGCGGCCATGGTTGCGCATGCGTTTGCGCAAGGCGCTGGCCGAGGCCGGGGCGGAAATCGTCCTGCTCGACGGTATTGGCGTTGCGCGCCTTGTGCTGCCGTTGTTGCAGAGCATTCCCGACGTGCGTGCCAAGGTGCTGTTCCATGGCAAGACGCGGCTCAATGGCAGTGACATTCGCTTGCTGCGTATGTTGCCGGCCGAGCGGCTGAGCATCGCGGCAGTGTCGCAGACGTTGGCCGAGTCGCTGGAGCGTGACCTGGGCAGGCCGGTACAAACCCTGCGCATGGCGCTCGACCCGCTGGCCTTCGCTGCGCCTTTGCTGAGCCGCGACAAGGCCAGGCAGGCGCTGCAGTTGCCTCAGGCCGACGGGGTAATGCTGGGCGCGGTAGGGCGGTTGGTCGAGAGCAAAGGCTTTGAAATGCTGATTGAGGCATTCGCCAGGGCCAGTGCACGGCAACCGGGCCTGCAACTGGCGATCATTGGTGAGGGGCCGCAGCATGCCGCGCTGCAGGAGCGTATTGACGCACTGGGCCTGGCAGATCGCGTTCACCTGCGCGGTCACCGTGAAGACCTGCAGCAGCTGTATCGGGCATTCGACTGGCTGTTGGTGCCTTCGCGGTCCGAAGGCCTGGGGCTGGTGGTACAAGAGGCAGTGATGGCCGATGTACCGGTGGTGTGCAGCGACCTGCAGGTGTTCCGCGAGCAGCTGCGCGACACAGGTGGCTATCTGCCTGTTGCCGACGAGAGCGCCTGGGCTGAGGCGATCGAGCGCTGTACGGCGCTCAGCGCCCCGACGGTAGCCGCAAGGCAGCGTCAGGCACTGGCGCCGGAGCAGGCCTGGCAGGCCTTCTGCAACGGCTCACAGAGCCTGTTGCGCAACTGA
- the msbA gene encoding lipid A export permease/ATP-binding protein MsbA, whose product MAETPRPAEHTSSLKIYFRLLSYVKPYLGIFLLSIVGFVIFASTQPMLAGILKYFVDGLSNPEAVLFPTVPYLRDLQLLQAVPLLIILIAAWQGLGSFLGNYFLAKVSLCLVHDLRVELFNKLLVLPNRYFDNHNSGHLISRITFNVTMVTGAATDAIKVVIREGLTVVFLFAYLLWMNWHLTLVMVAILPVIAVMVSVASKKFRKQSKKIQVAMGDVTHVASETIQGYRVVRSFGGEAYEEQRFSKASQSNTDKQLRMTKTGSLYTPMLQLVIYSAMAALMFLVLFLRGESTAGDLVAYITAAGLLPKPIRQLSEVSSTIQKGLAGAESIFEQLDEEAEVDTGTVEKERVEGRLEVRNLSFTYPGTEREVLSDISFTAEPGQMIALVGRSGSGKSTLAALIPRFYHHDQGQILLDGVEIENYRLRNLRRHVAQVTQHVTLFNDTVANNIAYGDLAGAPRADIEAAAADAYAKEFVDKLPKGFDTDVGENGVLLSGGQRQRLAIARALLKNAPLLILDEATSALDTESERHIQAALDHVMQGRTTLVIAHRLSTIEKADQILVMDQGRLVERGTHAELLAANGHYARLHAMGLDEPVKADIT is encoded by the coding sequence ATGGCCGAAACACCGCGACCAGCGGAGCACACCTCCAGCCTGAAGATCTACTTCCGGCTGTTGAGCTATGTGAAACCCTATCTCGGCATTTTCCTGCTGAGCATTGTCGGTTTCGTGATCTTCGCCTCCACCCAGCCGATGCTGGCCGGCATCCTCAAGTACTTTGTCGACGGGCTGAGCAACCCTGAAGCGGTGTTGTTCCCCACCGTCCCGTACCTGCGCGACCTGCAATTGCTGCAGGCGGTGCCGCTGCTGATCATCCTGATCGCTGCGTGGCAGGGCCTGGGTTCGTTCCTCGGCAACTATTTTCTGGCCAAGGTTTCCCTGTGCCTGGTGCACGACCTGCGCGTGGAGTTGTTCAACAAGCTGCTGGTACTGCCCAACCGCTACTTCGACAACCACAACTCCGGGCACCTGATTTCGCGTATCACCTTCAACGTGACCATGGTCACCGGTGCTGCCACCGATGCTATCAAGGTGGTCATCCGTGAAGGCCTGACCGTGGTGTTCCTGTTTGCCTACCTGCTGTGGATGAACTGGCACCTCACCTTGGTCATGGTTGCCATCCTGCCGGTGATTGCGGTGATGGTCAGCGTTGCCAGCAAGAAATTCCGCAAGCAGAGCAAGAAAATCCAGGTGGCGATGGGCGATGTCACCCACGTCGCCTCGGAAACCATCCAGGGCTACCGCGTGGTGCGCAGCTTCGGCGGCGAGGCCTACGAGGAGCAGCGTTTCAGCAAGGCCAGTCAGAGCAATACCGACAAGCAACTGCGCATGACCAAGACCGGCTCGTTGTACACGCCGATGCTGCAGCTGGTGATCTACAGCGCCATGGCCGCGCTGATGTTCCTGGTGCTGTTCCTGCGGGGTGAGTCTACCGCCGGTGACCTGGTGGCCTACATTACCGCCGCCGGCTTGCTGCCCAAGCCGATTCGCCAGTTGTCGGAAGTCAGCTCTACCATCCAGAAAGGCCTGGCGGGTGCAGAGAGCATCTTCGAGCAACTGGACGAAGAAGCTGAAGTGGACACCGGCACCGTAGAGAAAGAGCGGGTGGAAGGGCGCCTGGAAGTACGCAACCTCAGCTTCACCTACCCGGGAACCGAACGTGAAGTGCTGAGCGATATCAGCTTCACTGCCGAGCCCGGGCAGATGATCGCCCTGGTCGGCCGCTCCGGCAGTGGCAAGTCGACCCTGGCGGCGCTGATTCCACGCTTCTATCACCACGACCAGGGGCAGATCCTGCTCGATGGCGTGGAGATCGAAAACTACCGCCTGCGCAACCTGCGCCGCCACGTTGCGCAGGTGACCCAGCACGTCACCCTGTTCAACGACACCGTGGCCAACAACATCGCCTACGGCGATCTGGCAGGTGCCCCGCGCGCAGACATCGAAGCCGCTGCGGCCGATGCCTACGCCAAGGAGTTTGTCGACAAGCTGCCGAAGGGCTTCGACACCGATGTGGGTGAAAACGGCGTGCTGCTCTCCGGCGGCCAGCGCCAGCGCCTGGCGATTGCCCGGGCGCTGCTGAAGAACGCACCGCTGCTGATTCTCGACGAAGCCACCTCGGCGCTGGATACCGAATCCGAGCGGCACATCCAGGCGGCCCTGGACCATGTGATGCAAGGCCGTACCACACTGGTGATCGCCCACCGCCTGTCGACCATCGAGAAGGCCGACCAGATCCTGGTCATGGACCAAGGCCGTCTGGTCGAGCGCGGCACCCATGCCGAGCTGCTCGCGGCTAATGGCCATTATGCCCGCCTTCATGCCATGGGCCTGGATGAGCCGGTCAAGGCCGATATCACCTGA
- a CDS encoding glycosyltransferase family 2 protein, which produces MRFSEESDVTLVVTSCGRFDLLKDTLESFDRYNTAPVREVFITEDSGDDAVHGAVPEHWKPYCKVFVNRPKLGQLPSIDLAYSHVKTPYIFHCEDDWHFYRQGFVEDSRAILEVSPNLLQVWLRSHAHDLAVHSPYIHLGDRQVIAGVPCYPLLSDKAEWQAFSLNPGLRRLSDYQRCAPFAAYAGEKALSRRYAELNLTAVTLEGDAVLHTGFGNHVTLPIEVERKAKRRQRDRIKLALTLVTGALIGMGITLFVQ; this is translated from the coding sequence GTGCGCTTTTCAGAAGAAAGTGATGTCACGCTTGTCGTGACCAGTTGTGGGCGGTTCGATCTGCTCAAAGACACCCTTGAGAGTTTTGATCGCTACAACACCGCGCCCGTTCGCGAAGTGTTCATCACCGAAGATTCCGGTGACGATGCCGTGCATGGCGCTGTGCCAGAGCACTGGAAACCGTACTGCAAGGTGTTCGTCAACCGGCCCAAGCTCGGCCAGTTGCCGTCAATCGACCTGGCCTACAGCCACGTCAAGACGCCGTACATCTTCCACTGCGAAGACGACTGGCATTTCTACCGCCAGGGCTTTGTCGAAGATTCGCGAGCCATTCTGGAGGTCAGCCCCAACCTGTTGCAGGTGTGGCTGCGCAGCCATGCCCATGACCTGGCCGTCCACAGCCCGTATATCCACTTGGGCGATCGCCAGGTGATCGCTGGCGTGCCGTGTTATCCGCTGCTGTCGGACAAGGCCGAGTGGCAAGCGTTTTCGCTCAACCCTGGCCTGCGTCGATTGAGCGATTACCAGCGCTGTGCGCCATTTGCCGCCTATGCTGGAGAGAAGGCGCTTTCCCGACGCTACGCTGAGTTAAATCTTACAGCGGTCACCCTGGAGGGTGATGCAGTATTGCACACTGGATTTGGCAATCACGTGACCTTGCCCATAGAAGTGGAGCGCAAGGCCAAACGTCGTCAACGTGATCGGATCAAACTGGCATTGACGCTGGTGACAGGTGCCTTGATCGGCATGGGTATCACCCTTTTTGTTCAATGA
- a CDS encoding PIG-L family deacetylase, whose amino-acid sequence MSRKQQLLKRHRRNKRLGLLAGLVALVVLGVFSWWWLPLLLLPLVWAAHEAWFADHLFYAPAEDYAYDFGDQARQVAASLQDDVLKADCALQGDETLVLELQVKSNWFGRFLDPQVELLADEQSDRQTFERGVDGLRFLNLTGLAAPLKAGTLRLRGRHCRLQGQPRLWITPAVELQRRRVMVIAPHADDAELAAYGLYSQADETWVVTLTAGEIEAEHYQQMGLDKAEAARLKGRLRAWDSIAVPRWAGVPESRCIQLGYFCLQLPAMQAAPGQPAVSREAEMADIRPFRQFNPFPLPADSDGAPTWHNLLADLRALLEMAKPEVLVMPHPQLDPHPDHICAQDAVLEALQGLGWKPQTLLCYANHLHDNDRWPMGDSGDGVALPPQLNASQAWAPCSLVLDLATQRDKAMALGMMHDLQPPAPFKRRLRRLLQRWLAGRRPSPYGENEFFRKAVRRHELFWRREL is encoded by the coding sequence GTGAGCCGCAAGCAGCAGTTGCTCAAGCGCCACCGGCGCAACAAGCGCCTCGGCTTGCTGGCGGGGCTGGTTGCGCTGGTCGTCCTGGGTGTATTCAGTTGGTGGTGGCTGCCACTGTTGCTGTTGCCGCTGGTCTGGGCTGCACACGAGGCCTGGTTTGCCGACCACCTGTTCTACGCCCCGGCCGAGGACTACGCCTACGACTTCGGTGACCAGGCACGGCAAGTTGCTGCGAGCCTGCAAGACGACGTGCTGAAGGCCGACTGTGCGCTTCAGGGCGATGAAACCCTTGTGCTTGAGCTGCAGGTAAAAAGCAACTGGTTTGGGCGTTTCCTTGATCCGCAAGTCGAACTGCTGGCGGACGAGCAGTCCGATCGGCAAACCTTCGAGCGCGGCGTTGATGGCCTGCGGTTCCTCAACCTGACTGGCCTGGCTGCGCCATTGAAGGCCGGCACGTTGCGCCTGCGTGGCAGGCATTGTCGCCTGCAAGGCCAGCCGCGCCTATGGATAACGCCAGCGGTTGAGCTGCAACGGCGCCGGGTAATGGTGATTGCGCCCCATGCCGACGACGCCGAGCTGGCCGCCTATGGCCTGTACAGCCAGGCCGACGAAACCTGGGTAGTGACGCTGACTGCCGGCGAAATCGAGGCCGAGCACTATCAACAGATGGGCCTGGACAAGGCTGAGGCCGCCCGCCTGAAAGGGCGACTGCGCGCCTGGGACAGCATTGCCGTGCCGCGTTGGGCCGGTGTGCCCGAGTCGCGTTGCATACAGCTGGGCTACTTCTGCCTGCAATTGCCTGCCATGCAAGCAGCGCCCGGGCAGCCTGCGGTGTCTCGCGAAGCCGAGATGGCCGATATCCGCCCGTTCCGCCAGTTCAACCCGTTCCCGCTGCCGGCCGACAGCGATGGTGCGCCCACCTGGCACAACCTGCTGGCTGACCTGCGTGCCCTGCTGGAGATGGCCAAGCCCGAGGTGCTGGTAATGCCGCACCCGCAGCTCGACCCGCACCCGGACCACATCTGCGCCCAGGATGCCGTGCTAGAGGCTTTGCAGGGCCTGGGCTGGAAACCGCAGACGCTGCTCTGCTACGCCAATCACCTGCACGATAACGACCGCTGGCCGATGGGCGACAGCGGCGATGGCGTGGCCTTGCCGCCGCAGTTGAACGCAAGCCAGGCCTGGGCCCCATGCAGCCTGGTCCTTGACCTGGCCACCCAGCGCGACAAGGCCATGGCCTTGGGCATGATGCACGACCTGCAGCCGCCGGCCCCGTTCAAGCGTCGCCTGCGCCGGTTGCTGCAACGCTGGCTGGCCGGGCGTCGCCCGTCGCCTTACGGGGAAAACGAGTTCTTCCGCAAGGCCGTGCGCCGGCACGAGCTGTTCTGGCGGCGTGAGCTGTAA